A stretch of the Parabacteroides timonensis genome encodes the following:
- a CDS encoding structural protein P5, with the protein MTTPRGIRNNNPGNIRNSDATDWQGEVKKSEKKDNAFEEFEDMAHGYRALIKLLQNYRKKHNCKTIADFISRWAPRTENDTAAYIQRVCREMQVTATYVPDVNDKTTMCNFAAAISQVENGIPAVQADVYAGWNLLK; encoded by the coding sequence ATGACAACACCACGCGGAATAAGAAATAATAACCCCGGTAACATCCGAAATTCGGATGCTACCGATTGGCAGGGTGAAGTAAAAAAATCGGAAAAGAAAGATAATGCTTTTGAAGAATTTGAAGATATGGCGCATGGTTATCGTGCCCTGATTAAGTTGCTTCAAAACTATCGTAAAAAGCATAATTGTAAAACGATTGCGGACTTTATTAGCCGGTGGGCTCCGAGAACAGAGAATGATACAGCTGCGTATATACAAAGAGTTTGCCGCGAAATGCAAGTTACTGCGACCTATGTGCCGGATGTGAACGACAAAACGACTATGTGCAATTTTGCAGCGGCTATCAGTCAGGTAGAAAACGGCATTCCTGCCGTGCAGGCTGATGTATATGCGGGCTGGAATTTATTAAAGTAA
- a CDS encoding DUF2586 family protein, whose amino-acid sequence MSLPNVNIVLGNGNIGTVTLSDDGISGLILTGQAVEEKLTLNKVYVLSSSNDLSKYGITKENNPLVYKDVAAFYKAAGDGAELHLLVVSEASTLTQICSSEPGSPLQKLIDSAAGRIRLVGVNRNAPASYTPTVENCIDKDVITAVDEAQSVAKSYMGKIAPFVILLPAIGWSGETEGLYQPREGSYNCASIVLASDGKYGESKLYSAAIGQVLGRAATCAVNISIGRVKDGSIAATGYLTDGKTPQEDYSLWNILHDAGYIFYRTYIGKNGYYLNDDATAIATTDDYHRLCLIRVIQKALVICYKTYIDEILDSIEVDPETGQVPSPMCKYYEQLLTRAVNTNMVGEISGFTAYIDPKQDLITSGRLNVQAKIVPTALLKEINVDLAFNNPYNTSE is encoded by the coding sequence ATGAGTTTACCAAATGTAAACATAGTTTTGGGTAACGGTAATATTGGTACGGTAACCCTTTCTGACGATGGTATTTCCGGGCTTATTTTGACCGGTCAGGCCGTAGAGGAAAAACTTACCCTTAACAAAGTGTACGTTCTTTCTTCCAGCAATGACCTGTCGAAATACGGCATTACCAAAGAAAACAACCCTTTGGTCTATAAAGATGTGGCAGCCTTTTATAAAGCGGCCGGCGATGGTGCGGAATTGCATTTGCTTGTAGTAAGTGAAGCAAGTACGCTGACGCAAATTTGTTCCTCTGAACCCGGTTCGCCCCTTCAAAAGCTGATTGACTCCGCAGCTGGACGTATTCGCCTTGTAGGTGTTAATCGTAACGCTCCGGCTTCTTATACGCCTACGGTTGAAAATTGCATTGACAAAGATGTTATTACTGCCGTCGATGAAGCGCAGTCGGTTGCTAAGTCGTACATGGGTAAAATTGCCCCCTTTGTTATCCTTCTTCCGGCCATTGGTTGGAGCGGTGAAACCGAAGGTTTGTATCAACCGAGGGAAGGTAGTTATAATTGTGCGTCTATTGTACTGGCTTCGGATGGTAAGTATGGCGAAAGTAAATTGTATTCGGCCGCAATCGGTCAAGTTCTCGGACGTGCGGCCACCTGTGCGGTTAATATCTCCATTGGCCGCGTCAAAGATGGCAGCATTGCCGCAACGGGCTATTTGACCGACGGAAAAACGCCACAGGAAGATTACAGCCTTTGGAATATCCTGCATGATGCCGGCTATATCTTTTATCGTACCTATATCGGAAAAAACGGTTATTACTTGAATGATGATGCAACGGCAATCGCAACGACGGACGACTACCACCGCCTTTGCCTTATCCGCGTTATTCAAAAAGCTCTTGTTATCTGTTACAAAACGTACATTGATGAAATTTTGGACAGTATCGAAGTAGACCCCGAAACCGGACAGGTTCCAAGCCCGATGTGTAAGTATTACGAACAGTTGCTTACACGTGCGGTTAACACCAATATGGTAGGTGAAATTTCAGGATTTACCGCCTATATTGACCCTAAACAGGATTTGATTACTTCCGGCAGGTTGAACGTTCAGGCAAAAATTGTGCCTACTGCCCTGCTGAAAGAAATAAATGTGGATTTAGCATTTAATAACCCCTATAATACAAGTGAATAA